The DNA window TGGGTGACGTACACTCATCTACGCATGCttgttcctgtgtgtgcatgtgtgtacacaagcatgtggaagtcagagattGATGCTAGGTATGTTCTTCCATCCCTCTCCACAGTCTACACTGAGGCAGGCTCTCACTGACTCTCCACAGTCTACACTGGGGCAGGCCCTCACTGACTCCACAGTCTACACTGGGGCAGGCCCTCACTGACTCCACAGTCTAcactgagacaggctctcactgacTCCACAGTCTACACTGGGGCAGCCTCTCACTGACTCTCCACAGTCTACACTGGGGCAGCCTCTCACTGACTCCACAGTCTACACTGGGGCAGGCTCTCACTGACTCCACAGTCTACACTGGGGTAGACTCTCACTGACTCTCCACAGTCTACACTGAGGCAGGCTCTCGCTGACTCTCCACAGTCTACACTGGGGCAGCCTCTCACTGACTCCACAGTCTACACTGGGGCAGGCTCTCACTGACTCCACAGTCTACACTGGGGTAGACTCTCACTGACTCTCCACAGTCTACACTGAGGCAGGCTCTCGCTGACTCTCCACAGTCTACACTGGGGCAAGCGCTCGCTGACTCCACAGTCTACACTGGGGCAGGCACTCACTGACTCCACAGTCTACACTGAGGCAAGCGCTCGCTGAGGCCAGAGCTTGCAGACTCAGCCGGTTTACTTAGCCAGCTTTCCCCAGGgatctcctctctgcctcttgcaCTAAGATTACAGGCTGCTGACACATTCATGTGGTATataagtggatgctgggaatctgaactgtGTTTCTTAAGTTTGtacggcaagcactttactgttAACCCCCTTCCAAGTTTGCAAAAGtaaattcttcattttttttttttttttgagacatagtctcactgAATAGCCCAGACTGGTTTCGAACTCACAAGGACCCACTTGCTTCTgtttttcaagtgctgggattaaaggcatgtgccaccatggccagcaaAAGAACTGATTTTTAACTAAAACTTTATTGTAGATAATTTCAAACATACATTGAGAGCAGACAGCGTAGATGGTCAAAGCACAGAGATGCAAAAATTAACTAAGAACCAACACTGCTTCGTCCATACCCATAAGCtttgctcttttattttattattttatttcttctgggGTATGGcattcgagatagggtttctctgtgtatccttggctgtcctggaactcactttgtagaccaggttggccctgaactcaaagagatccacctgcctctgcctcctgagtgctgggattaaaggtgtgagctgccatgtcctgctagctcttctattttattattattattattattattgttgttgttattattattattattattattattattattattattattattatagcattggttttgtgtgtgtgtgtgtgaggtgccCAGACTGCACAGccattaacatttttttcttttttataagacTTATTTTGCATGTGCTCTGCGTACATGCATGTACACCATGTACATGCCTGAGGCGACCAACAGGGGGCACCTGACCCGAGATTACCTGAAACTGGTGTTAAACTTAAGAAATACCACGTGGGTGCCGGGACtggaacctgggccctctgcaagagcgaCACCTGTtgctgggtcatctctccagcttctaatgtctcttttttgttgttctgtttttgttttttactagaCAGTGTCTTGGTATGatagacaaggctagcctggaacatGACAGCAGTCTTCTTGCCTGGGACGTCAGTGTGTCTGGAGAGGAAGGGTAAAGCCACCCACCGTATGCTGCCATTTTTGTGTCTTCCAGGTTGAGCTAGGAAAGACTGGGCTTTTACTGTGTGCCACTGAATGGAAATGAAGGCTCATCTGTCTGGTCACTGGAAGCACCCTGAATCATGCCTCAAATAGCCAGCAGGACTTTCTCCCGCTTCCTGCCATTCCTCTCTGCgtggccacatttttttttttctgtcatctcTTAGACTTTTGCTTGTTCATTTGTGAATCACACAGGAAAATGTTGTAAGCTCCTGGATGTTCAGGGACAGGACGAGTCCCACTGAGGACAGCCTGCCAGCCCTCTGTCTCCATGCTGGGATTCCAAGTCCTGTCGTGAGTCCTCTCTGGGGATAATAAACGAAGCTACTGAAGCGGCACTCCAGAGTCTCCACATTTTCAGAAATGGATGAGTCACTGTGAGCTGGGAAGGCATCCCAGAGAAATCTGTTATCTGAGCATGGATCGCCTTCCATCACGGCGGACTGTGCACTCTTCCGGCTTGCTCTTCCCCCGCTGTACTTTACACCAAATGTTTTACAGAACCAAGCCTGACCCTGCAATGCCAGTTACCCCCTGGGCTGCCTCTAAGCAGACGTGTCACAAACCCCACGTGCTAAGTGACCAAATGCAAAGACGAGAACACCCACCCAGGTAGGGCAGTGTCTCCAGTGTCTCTGCTAAGAGGGAGAATAATCTGGGCCGATTCTTCAAATCCACAGGCTCAGATCGCTGTATTGATAAAGCTCTCGGGGAATTTTTTCTGGGACTTGTCCCCGCACTGATTGCTTCATCCCCCAAGTTCTGATTGAGCGCTTAAATTATATGCTCCATCATTGTTGGTCAACAGGGACCAGGGGCTAGGTGCCATAGAAAGTGTTCTGCTGTTCTTTAACGAGATGCTTGGGGAGTCTACACCCAGTGGGATTGGATGCTGCAATAAACACCCCCAACTTTCCCAACCTCCTCCCAACACAGAGGCCTAGGTCAGTTATCAGCCACTCTTCACTGTCTCAGAACCTTCTTGTATTCCCGAGACTCTCCAGTCCTTGGAATAAAGAACACTATTACTCAGCATCTCCAAGGTGAAAATAAGAGAACTGTCCTGTCCAGCTGTTTTCAGAGTAGTAGAGATgacaatgtttctttcacatcAAGGGCTGCTCACTCTCTCACAAAGAGTGAGCAGCAGCAGGAGTCACAAGTCCATCTACAGTTGGAGCTTGAGGCTGGCAAAATAGCTGgctgcttctctttttctttgagcTTCTAAGGAGTGGGAGAAAGACTGGAAATGTGACCAGAAGCACGTGTGACTGCAGAGAGGAgtggtgtgtatgtgcatggatGCTTTTATGTTGTATTGAATAAAACCAAAAGGGTGAACCTGGGGAGCCAGAACCATGTAAAACGGGGATTTGTCAATTGAGTGGATCCTAATTCAGAAACTCTAATGCAGGCTTAATGTGAACCCTGTCGTAGCATCCAAACCCGGAGACTGCATTCTgacctctgtctctcttctttgtAGCTGGGCTCACACTCATGAGAGGCACCAACCAGTCCAGCGTCTCCGAGTTCCTCCTCCTGGGCCTCTCCACgcagccccagcagcagcagctcttgTTCCTGCTCTTCCTCATCATGTACATGGCCACCGTCCTGGGAAACCTGCTCATCATCCTGGCCATCGGCACAGACTCCCGCCTGCAcacccccatgtacttcttcctcagcAACCTGTCCTTCGTGGACATCTGCTTCTCCTCCACCACTGTCCCCAAGGTCCTGGCCAACCACATCCTTGGGAGTCAGGCCATTTCCTTCTCTGGCTGTCTCACGCAGATGTATTTCCTTTTCATGTTTGTGGACATGGACAATTTCTTGCTGGCTgtgatggcctatgaccgctatgtggccatttGTCACCCCTTACACTACACAGCAAGGATGACCCTTCAGCTCTGCATCCTGATGGTGGCTGCATCGTGGCTCATCGCTAATCTGAATGTCCTGTTACACACGCTGCTCATGGCTCGACTCTCATTCTGTGCAGACAACATCATCCCTCACTTCTTCTGTGACGTGACTCCCCTGCTGAAACTCTCCTGCTCTGACACACGCCTCAACGAGCTGATGATTCTTTATGTCGCAGGGCTGATAATGATAGCCCCATTTGTCTGCATCCTCGTTTCTTATGTCCTTATTGCTGGTGCTATCCTGAAGGTCTCGTCCCCGAGGGGAAGATGGAAAGCCTTCTCCACCTGCGGCTCCCACCTAGCTGTGGTCTGCCTCTTCTATGGCACCATCATATCCTTGTATTTCAACCCCTCATCCTCTCACTCATCTGCGAAGGACGTGGCATCTGCTGTGATGTACACAGTGGTGACCCCCATGCTGAACCCTTTAATCTACAGCCTGAGGAACAGGGACATGAAAGGAGCTTTAAGGAAAGTGCTTACCATGAAATTTTTGTCTACTAAATAAGGATaagaaaatcatatttttattctACTGTGTGAGACttagcattttgattttgttaGGAAAGTATATACTGTTTCTCTTGAGAGAATAAAATCTACATTACAGACTAAAAAGGTGAAAGGTGGAAAGAGGCTCAGGGTGCAGCTCAGcagtagggtgcttgcctagcatgtacaaggcccagGCTTGATCCCTAGCCAtgtcaaaataaatataaagattcttttttaaaagatttaaaatgtgtgtgtgtgtgtgtgtgtgtgtgtgtgtgtgcactctacatgtgtgtgggtgtccagagagaccagaagaggattctctagagctggcattacaggtgtctTCGAATCATCCGATGGGAGTCCTGGAAACCaagtttgggtcctctggaagtacaGCAAGTGGCTGCCGAGCTATCTCTCCTGCGCAATAAAAGCGCTTCAGTCAAGCCTCTCTGTTCCCCTGTGAGTGCCCTCCTGCCAAAAGACGCCTCAGACACACCTACACGTCAGTTCTGATCACAGGAGGGGAGAATGCACACGGGTGGGGCCAGTGAGGCGTCTCAGTTGGAAGCTGCTGCAAAGGAAGTTAGGATAAGCTGAGTTTTCTTTGGGGGATGTTGGAAAGGGACTGGGGACTGAGTGTTGCTTCAGATGAGATGCTCTTATTCAGGATGCTGTGATTGGCTCAtcgagaagaaaggaagaaagcttgAGCTCTAACTGGCCAAGATGCATTACCTTGTCATGTCAATTGTCAGCTTGGagcacagggtgtgtgtgtgtgtcattttgcgGTCAGGACAATATTGTTTATGTTCCCAGAGGTCATTCTATAATAGTCTTTTgtcttgtgatgtcacaatctgAGAGACTTTTCTGGCTGAGGCTGTTCTATGAAATTCTCTGTGTTCATCGGAAAATTCTGAACTGTGCCCGCCCGGCTCCTGTGCTAAGCTTCCTTTGTCACCACAGAGTCTTTGATACGAGCATGTCTGATGACAAGACCCAACCTGGCAAGGTGATCCCATCTATTCAGACCATTTCTTCCTCGGTAAGAATATAGATTATGTCTGTAAAAGAACTAGTCTGTATCACCTAGGTTTTCCAATTTGTGAGCAGATTTGTTCATAGCACTCCTTTATCATTCTTTAAAAACGTCTCTGGGGGTTCTGCCTGTATGCATGTGCAGTTCCTGAGGAGACCAGATGAGAGCACTgtgtcctctggaactggagttaacccCCCCGggtgggagctgggaaccaaattgTGTCCTCTGGAATAACAGCCCGTCTTTTaaccaccaaaccatctctccagctccctttcaTCATTCTCTTAAGGTCAATGGGATTACTGGTAATGCTTACTCAGTGATTTCTGATACACGGGTTTCAGGTTCATGTGTTACACAGGTTGCTATGTGGAAGTGGTGGGACCTTGGGGGGTCGAGGCTTAATGCAAAGATGTCAGATCATAAGCAGATCTTTAAGGAGATTTTGGGCTCCCAacccctcctctgtgtcctttgctttccggATCCCATGAGGTAAACAGACCCCTACACCACACATGCCTGCCTTAATATATGGAGCTTCCATAGGTCCAAAGCAACAAGGTCAAGCAAATGTGAACTGAGCTCTTGAACCCTGAGTCAAAACAAACCATTCctctttaaattttctcaggtattttgttgtaGACATGGAGAGCTAAAGCATTATTTTCAGagctctctgctcagatgtgctTTGGAGGGCACAGATCCCCCGTCACCACTGGATAGCTTGCAAATTTTAgtaagttaaattttattttcattttttgcaaTGTTTTAACATTTTGTTCACATGACATTCTTCCTTTGGACCATTTATTTGGAAGTGTTCTTTAATCTCAAAACATTAGGGATTCATAATTCCTTATAAAACTTTTCAGGCAAAGGCAGAACCTTTCCCGACCTCATTTTTGCTCCTGGGTTTTATAAGCTGAGTGACTTCTCAAGACCAAATctcccactttatttttttcttcaactgtATGGTCTCTTAGTCTCGTGGACTCTGCAGATGCAggactatttattcattttggagTAAGGTTTTCCCACATTCTGGACACTTAAATGTTTCCTTCATGGTGACTGATGGAAGCTTTTCCCACGCTGAGCACTGGAATAGGGTTTCCCCCTGTATGCACTCACTTGTGCTTATTAAGGAGTGTTTTATGATCAAAGCCTTTCCACAGCGGCTACAGTCCCAGGGCTTCCCGCCGGTGAGTGTCATCTGGTGGGAAATAAGGTCagattcctgattttttttttttttatctcaatcATTTGTTTCTatcaatgaagactcaggagccagacactggggtgaaaacctgctagctcagagagatagagaaaagtacccagctgaccttcctctgTAGCTGACATCCCAAAAAGGaattcttctccatgctgtctcaaaaacccctCCTGAATgtacctcccttctccttctctctctgtctgtcctcctgacttcctcttactgtttttttgtcAATGTTCACTCCCTGCCAACCGGTTgcttgttctgcctcttgacctatggttgactttatgtAATACTGCTTAtaatattcaagcagaaagcttttGCATAAAGGTCTGTGCTAGAGTTGatcacaccacaactagaaacaggtttttccagcaAATAAAATttgttcacagtgtgatcaaatatcttgcAGCAAAAGGCTTTCATGAAGCTGCTTCTGACATGGAACACATGAATGACCTCTTCTCGCCTCAGAAAAGTGTGGGAGTGTTAATGTTCGCATATTTTGAGGGATTTTCTAGTGCAGCATTATTTTCAGTTGTAACCAGCAGGCTTCTCAATTTCTTCGGCTGTGGAATGGGtgtatttattctttcttcttggCAAGCTGGAGGTTGCTCAGAAATCCAGGAACAGCCTGTTTCTGAAGATCTTCATCCCTGAGATTACTCTTATTGACTGCAGAAACACCATAGGCCAGGaaaagtcagttttttttttttttttaatgaaacaataACCTTGATGAGCTATGATGAaggacacctgtaatcccagcattttggagacaCAGGCAAGAGGAATGCTGTTCatttcaagtccagcctggtctacatagtgaatcccACCCAGCCAGGGCCAGATAGCAagactttgtcttgaaaaacaaaccaaaccaaacaaacaacaaaaagtggCTGGGTATGGAGACACaagcctttaacctcagcacttagaACTGAGACAGGCAGACGTATGAATCCGAGGCCAGTCCGCTCTACACCGCAAGCTCCGGGCCAGCAAGGGCTACGTAATAACGAGAGCCTGCAAAAAGAAAGAGCAATAAACTAAACAAGCGTGATTTTAAAGTCTGAAATCTCAGAAACTCTTCTTCCATTCTTATTGAACACGGAAAAATGCTAATAGGTCTTCCTACccctcttctgaaaaaaaaaaaagaggactgaCAGCTTTCATGTTATTCTATAATAGGCACAAGTTacaaacaatttcttagggactTTCTATGCAGAGCACGACCTGAGTGTGAGGAGTTGCAGGGCAGCACTGCTAACCATCGGGGTCTAGTAAGGAGGCAATCGGAAGATGAAGTGCTTGCAGACTTGCGCTGCACTCTGCTCGGCTAAAACACTGAGTAACACTGCAATATTCTACGCAAGGCAAAGCTAGAAACAGTTCAAACGACCGACATTCAAGAAGGCATAGCACATCCACGCATGTATTTGGCTAACTAAAGAGATTTCCGTCACAGATACAATAAAATCATTGCATTAAAATTCAAGTGCTTTTCTTCAACAAGAGGTGTGATGACCAGAATGTGACACTAGATAATTCCAGAGGTGCTCAGCACAGGAATCTTGAATGGTAGTTAAAAATGTACGTTTTGTGAAAACTTTAGCTTTTATAATATGTAGGCGTTCCTGTATTTAGCTTATACTTCACaatggagatggcttagtgagtacAGTGTTTGCTaggtaagcatgaggacctgagtttaaattTCAGAACTTATGtaaagccaagcatggtgctACACGCCTGTAAACCACAGAGGTAGGGtgcagacagagtgctcactggccagccagtcaaacaagaacagcaagcaccacgtctagtgagagaccctgcctcaaaaaataaggtggagctGAGCATGGTGTCTCATAtttgaatcctagcacttgaaggcaaaggcaagtggatcccTGAGTTTGTGGCCATCCTGGTCTGTATAGCTAGTTCcaagccatccagggctacacagtaagagcTTGTCTCTAAACAAACACAaacctaccaccaccacccaaaacCCCCCAAAATGTACCTATTTAGTTTTTCAAAGCATAAATGatacttttgttttccttcttttctaatATTTACTCCTCTTAATTACATTTTCTTCTGACGTCTGTATAAAACTTATTTAATAGGTTTAATAAATGTcagatttctgttctgttttcaacCAGAACTGATGGTGGTAAGTTaccatctgtttttgttttctgccacCAGTTCTTGAGCATTAAGGGGACTGAGGATACCAGCTGTTGATAGAGTGCTTGTTGGCAGTCATCAGCTGCCTTGGCTGTCTCAGCCTAGCATGGTGgggcatgtctataatcccagcacttaagagatgTAGGAAAGAAATCAACCTAGGGAGAAATAGCCTTCTGATAATCTTgtcttcatatttaaaaaatattttttaatttagtcagaacaattttttttatcctttcaaATTTTCCACATACTAAAAGTTTATTCCTAGGCATTTAATAAACTAGCGAGATTTGGTTTAATGTTACTATTTTAGTGGAGTTTTTATTGTCCCTTTTGATGGGCAAATCTGTTTGCATATATGAAAGCTACTTTCTGCTTATCAGTTTTACATCCCATTACCTTACTCAAAGCTCTCCGTGTTCAGACATGCTGTAAACTTTTCCAGCTATACGATTACATCGTACATAAAAATGGAGTTTTTCTCTTAAATGCTAATGCATCTGATTTCTTACTCATTTACCTGCACTGGCTAAATTCTGAGACAAAATGCTAAATAGTAGTGCTAGTGGGAGTTCTCACTGTGATCTCAACTTAGTGGGGATGTCTTCCATTAAAGGGGTATTAAGGGCTGATGATAAAGGTTAGTTGGTAGAATGACTGCCTAGCATGGACAAAGGCCTGGGTTTAAGCTCCAGCACGTCAGAAACTGGGGTTAGTGGCTGACACActacctgaaattccagcactcaggacagaggcaggagggttgtaagttccaggccagcctgggatacatgacttttcctttaagggatttttttttttttaatcagtagcTGTAGTTCAGTGATAAAGTAATTGTTGACCACATACTGGGTCTGatccccaacagagaaaaaacaaacaaacaaacaaacaaacaaaccactttAACATTGGTTGAGGGGATTAAAAACATTACTTATTGAATATTCTTATGAAGAAGGGATTtgaattttcttctttcagtaactatgaaaataattataagatatttctttttatcatattaggtttttaaaaatatattttgtgtgtggtggt is part of the Meriones unguiculatus strain TT.TT164.6M chromosome 11, Bangor_MerUng_6.1, whole genome shotgun sequence genome and encodes:
- the LOC110545968 gene encoding olfactory receptor 1361-like gives rise to the protein MRGTNQSSVSEFLLLGLSTQPQQQQLLFLLFLIMYMATVLGNLLIILAIGTDSRLHTPMYFFLSNLSFVDICFSSTTVPKVLANHILGSQAISFSGCLTQMYFLFMFVDMDNFLLAVMAYDRYVAICHPLHYTARMTLQLCILMVAASWLIANLNVLLHTLLMARLSFCADNIIPHFFCDVTPLLKLSCSDTRLNELMILYVAGLIMIAPFVCILVSYVLIAGAILKVSSPRGRWKAFSTCGSHLAVVCLFYGTIISLYFNPSSSHSSAKDVASAVMYTVVTPMLNPLIYSLRNRDMKGALRKVLTMKFLSTK